In Flavobacterium sp. N1736, the following are encoded in one genomic region:
- a CDS encoding helix-turn-helix transcriptional regulator has product MFEKKTILIGCDNTMALTSVLNSLSAISDFTFSTVSVTRAIDLNRAINSLKPDLIILCFKKNQPIINDNPFNSNRIDIPILCLTQSYECESLCWSKNCIVFTYPFNQISNADFLLSRIRSIFLLKKTESKPAVPSFAEAAYQKNDLSYTKQLSHYVMELDQKVEVLRKVKERISYLYPNVDDSIRRELMSIANSIKAVANDKKLWDDFKIYFEQSNPDFLLSLAKKHPSLSSKDLKYCCYIKMNMSNNDITNLLGINQESVRTHKYRLKKKLTLEKEQDIISYLRTVS; this is encoded by the coding sequence ATGTTCGAGAAAAAAACTATATTGATTGGATGTGATAATACTATGGCACTTACCAGCGTACTAAATTCCTTGTCTGCCATTTCTGATTTTACGTTTTCGACCGTATCCGTTACAAGGGCAATTGATCTTAACAGAGCCATAAACTCGTTAAAGCCGGATTTAATCATACTTTGCTTTAAAAAAAACCAGCCCATTATAAATGATAATCCATTCAATTCAAACAGAATAGACATTCCTATCTTATGTTTAACTCAAAGTTATGAATGCGAATCATTATGCTGGTCGAAAAACTGTATTGTTTTTACGTATCCTTTCAATCAAATCAGTAATGCCGATTTTTTACTGTCCCGAATTCGTTCTATTTTTCTTCTCAAAAAAACAGAATCAAAACCTGCCGTTCCCTCTTTTGCAGAAGCTGCTTATCAAAAAAATGATCTCAGTTATACCAAACAGCTAAGTCATTATGTGATGGAACTTGATCAAAAGGTTGAAGTACTTCGAAAAGTAAAAGAACGCATTTCTTACCTGTATCCAAACGTTGATGATTCGATTAGAAGAGAATTAATGTCGATCGCAAATTCTATAAAAGCAGTTGCAAATGACAAGAAACTCTGGGACGATTTTAAAATTTATTTTGAGCAGTCAAATCCTGACTTTTTATTGTCACTCGCAAAAAAACACCCTTCGCTAAGCTCCAAAGACCTGAAATATTGCTGTTATATCAAAATGAATATGAGCAATAACGATATTACCAATCTTTTGGGAATCAATCAGGAAAGCGTTCGAACTCACAAATACCGCCTAAAAAAGAAACTAACGCTGGAGAAAGAACAAGATATTATCTCGTATTTAAGAACTGTATCTTAA
- a CDS encoding TonB-dependent receptor encodes MKQIISACFFLFSWCMFSQNVTVTVDKTVTLKEFFKQIENQSDFKFAFTDQINTGQKYFSQTNTYKNIEITALINELNKNTAIQFSIVGNNIFVKQKASKAAATKKKSKLTGQVLDENKEPVIGANVFIKELQTGATTDRNGMFLIEVDKGTYTVVTSYVGYKNKEKQITVSDDERINFNMDADSQQLEQVIVTNTKAVDVRNTQMSVNKLTMEEIKKIPSAMGEPDPLKSILTLPGVTNAGELSSGFNVRGGAADQNLILLDGAPVYGDSHMFGFFSVFNADVINGLDLYKGGIPSKFGGRVSSVLDVSQQTGDFENYKVNGGIGLISSRLLVQGPFEKGKGSFLIAGRTSYAHLFLKLADNSNSAMFYDINTKLNYRFNANNTLTFSGYLGNDVFDINDRFSSTYGNTMGILNWKHAFSGKVNTNLAVFYSDYKFNLGISAESFEWNNTIKSYGFKYGWNHTVSEKLKLNYGIDGQYYDFNPGTVQPTSSDSQFNYKQLDKKHAFETSAYLDFEHQITEKLNLRYGLRYSMFYRLGGEEISTYENGQAVVYNPLYDIYEEGTATGTISYKSGETISKFNNLEPRAALSYAFNDDTSVKASYNRMAQYIHILSNTQSPLPMSIWTPSGPFTKPQLLDQYAVGYFKNFKDGDYSFEGEMFYKNIKNRIDYIDGADILANNNIEKVILNGKARSYGLELLFRKNTGNFTGWVSYTLSRAEQKTPGRTPEEPGVANGDWYLSGYDKLHNLNIVGSYVYNPKWSFNANFSLQSGQPVTYANSYYEFGGINIPNFSLRNENRLPLFHHLDVAATYTPKPDKKKGWQSYWVFSIYNIYNRKNAASMTFATNEDTGANETRRLSIFGIVPGISYNFKF; translated from the coding sequence ATGAAGCAGATAATTTCGGCATGCTTTTTTTTATTCAGTTGGTGTATGTTTTCTCAAAACGTCACTGTAACTGTAGATAAAACGGTAACCCTAAAAGAATTCTTTAAACAAATAGAAAATCAATCTGATTTTAAATTTGCTTTTACAGATCAGATTAATACAGGTCAAAAGTATTTTTCTCAAACCAATACGTATAAAAATATCGAAATCACAGCACTTATTAATGAACTTAATAAGAATACGGCGATTCAGTTTTCGATTGTTGGCAATAATATTTTCGTAAAGCAAAAAGCGTCTAAAGCTGCTGCGACTAAAAAAAAAAGTAAGTTAACCGGACAGGTTCTTGATGAAAATAAAGAGCCTGTTATTGGTGCCAATGTTTTTATTAAAGAACTACAAACGGGCGCTACGACTGACAGAAACGGAATGTTTTTGATAGAAGTAGACAAGGGAACGTATACGGTTGTAACGAGTTATGTTGGTTATAAAAACAAAGAAAAACAAATTACGGTTTCTGATGATGAAAGGATAAATTTTAACATGGATGCCGATAGCCAGCAATTAGAGCAGGTTATTGTAACAAACACGAAAGCAGTCGATGTAAGAAATACGCAAATGAGCGTTAATAAACTTACGATGGAAGAAATTAAAAAAATTCCGTCGGCAATGGGAGAGCCGGATCCTTTAAAATCGATTTTGACTTTGCCGGGAGTTACAAATGCGGGAGAACTTTCTTCTGGTTTTAATGTTCGTGGTGGTGCTGCAGATCAGAATTTGATTCTTTTAGACGGAGCGCCGGTTTATGGAGATTCTCATATGTTTGGTTTTTTCTCTGTTTTTAATGCTGATGTGATTAACGGGCTGGATTTATATAAAGGTGGTATTCCTTCTAAATTTGGCGGGAGAGTTTCTTCTGTTCTTGACGTTAGCCAGCAAACGGGAGACTTTGAAAATTATAAAGTAAACGGTGGTATTGGCTTAATATCCAGTCGTTTATTAGTGCAGGGACCGTTTGAGAAAGGAAAAGGTTCGTTTCTTATTGCGGGGCGGACTTCTTATGCGCATTTATTTTTAAAACTGGCAGACAATAGTAATTCGGCTATGTTTTATGATATTAATACCAAACTGAATTATCGTTTCAATGCCAATAATACACTTACTTTTTCGGGTTATTTAGGAAATGATGTTTTTGATATAAACGATCGTTTTTCGAGTACGTACGGAAATACTATGGGAATTTTAAACTGGAAACATGCATTTTCTGGTAAGGTAAATACGAATTTAGCGGTTTTCTACAGTGATTATAAATTTAATCTTGGCATTTCTGCAGAAAGTTTCGAGTGGAATAATACGATAAAAAGTTATGGTTTTAAATATGGATGGAATCACACGGTATCTGAAAAGCTAAAACTAAACTACGGAATCGACGGTCAGTATTATGATTTTAATCCGGGAACGGTACAGCCAACAAGTTCAGATTCGCAGTTTAATTACAAACAGTTAGATAAAAAACATGCTTTTGAAACGTCTGCTTATCTTGATTTTGAACATCAGATTACAGAGAAACTAAATCTTCGTTACGGACTTCGTTATAGTATGTTTTATCGTTTAGGAGGCGAGGAAATTAGTACTTACGAAAACGGACAGGCTGTGGTATACAATCCGTTGTATGATATTTATGAAGAAGGAACGGCAACAGGAACGATATCGTATAAAAGCGGCGAAACGATCAGTAAATTTAATAATCTGGAGCCGCGTGCCGCATTGTCGTATGCTTTTAATGATGACACATCTGTAAAGGCAAGTTATAACAGAATGGCGCAATATATTCATATTTTATCGAATACGCAGTCGCCATTGCCAATGAGTATCTGGACACCAAGCGGTCCTTTTACAAAACCACAGCTTCTGGATCAATATGCGGTCGGATATTTTAAGAATTTTAAAGATGGTGATTATTCTTTTGAAGGTGAAATGTTTTATAAGAATATCAAAAACCGAATTGATTATATAGACGGTGCAGATATTTTGGCCAATAATAATATTGAGAAAGTTATTTTAAACGGTAAAGCCAGATCGTATGGTTTGGAGTTATTATTCAGAAAAAATACTGGCAATTTTACAGGTTGGGTTTCTTATACGCTTTCGAGAGCTGAACAAAAAACGCCCGGAAGAACGCCCGAAGAACCGGGAGTTGCAAATGGTGACTGGTATTTGTCGGGATATGATAAATTGCACAATTTAAATATTGTGGGAAGTTATGTATACAATCCAAAATGGTCTTTTAATGCTAATTTTTCATTACAGTCAGGTCAGCCGGTAACGTACGCAAATAGTTATTATGAGTTTGGAGGAATCAATATTCCTAATTTTTCCCTGAGAAATGAAAACAGATTACCGCTTTTTCATCACCTGGATGTGGCGGCAACTTATACGCCAAAACCAGACAAAAAGAAAGGCTGGCAAAGCTATTGGGTATTTAGCATTTATAATATCTACAACAGAAAAAATGCCGCTTCTATGACGTTTGCAACAAACGAAGATACGGGAGCAAATGAAACCAGAAGACTTTCTATTTTTGGAATAGTTCCTGGTATTTCTTATAATTTTAAATTTTAA
- a CDS encoding DUF4974 domain-containing protein codes for MDTEPGEKFTYGHNTALVADFNRFIDFDNEKLTNFSDYIETNYGYKMTIPQEYINQRITVRINKKEDLKTIVQLISEMYNLNFEINDELKEVTFQ; via the coding sequence ATGGATACTGAACCCGGAGAAAAATTCACGTATGGCCATAATACTGCTTTAGTTGCTGATTTTAACAGGTTTATTGATTTTGATAACGAGAAACTAACCAATTTTAGCGACTACATTGAGACGAATTACGGTTACAAAATGACAATTCCGCAGGAATATATTAATCAGCGAATTACGGTTCGAATCAATAAAAAAGAAGATTTAAAAACTATTGTACAATTAATATCAGAAATGTATAACCTAAACTTTGAAATAAACGATGAATTAAAAGAAGTTACTTTTCAATAG
- a CDS encoding DUF4255 domain-containing protein — protein MIHKSLQFTNKLLEQFLKNRFGLDEDKTVLNYLIDTNGNFPKVNQNKVVLSLINVEKDTNQPFYVQNKRLENGNYSSFNPAERYNIDLLISSNFDDYNESLKFLDAVVYFFQINNYLDASTSSSIPDGLTRLEFEYEKISYHQMHSLWTAMGAKYQPSIMYKMKLVKAQAHETTEIIAGITKITNDVTI, from the coding sequence ATGATACACAAGTCTTTACAATTTACGAATAAACTGCTTGAACAGTTTTTAAAGAACCGTTTTGGGCTCGACGAAGACAAAACTGTCCTGAACTATCTTATTGATACCAACGGAAATTTCCCAAAAGTAAACCAGAATAAAGTCGTATTATCCTTAATTAATGTCGAAAAAGATACCAATCAGCCTTTTTATGTACAAAACAAAAGACTTGAAAACGGAAATTATTCCAGTTTTAATCCTGCCGAAAGATATAATATAGATTTGCTGATCAGCAGCAATTTTGACGATTATAACGAATCCCTAAAATTTCTGGATGCCGTTGTTTACTTTTTTCAGATAAACAACTATCTTGATGCTTCCACATCTTCCTCAATTCCGGATGGTTTAACCAGACTCGAATTTGAATATGAAAAAATTTCCTATCACCAAATGCATAGTTTATGGACCGCAATGGGAGCAAAATATCAGCCTTCGATCATGTACAAAATGAAACTCGTAAAAGCCCAGGCTCACGAAACTACAGAGATTATTGCAGGAATTACCAAAATCACTAACGATGTAACGATATGA
- a CDS encoding DUF4249 domain-containing protein: MQRFVKYNFKHKALTLFSLLLVLFFSSCEDVVTLDLETGETRLVVDAEIIWQKGTTGEVQTIKISKTAPYYNNTTPKVSGAQVRIENSNGDVFTFNETEPGSYVCTNFVPVINMDYKLFVTAEGQSFTAVEKLTSVTPIDRVEQKVVPDFGGEDVIELTFYYKDPVDETNYYLTDYKSDFLIFPEYELTKDELYNGNEINTRFSDEDKIQRELLLILQTAVFLKTSIII; the protein is encoded by the coding sequence ATGCAAAGGTTTGTAAAATATAATTTTAAACATAAAGCGCTGACTTTATTTAGCCTTCTTTTGGTATTGTTTTTTTCGTCTTGTGAAGATGTCGTAACGCTTGATTTAGAAACCGGAGAAACCAGATTAGTGGTTGATGCTGAAATTATCTGGCAAAAAGGAACAACAGGCGAGGTACAGACTATAAAAATTAGTAAAACAGCTCCTTATTACAATAATACAACGCCAAAAGTTTCGGGAGCGCAGGTAAGAATTGAAAATAGTAATGGCGATGTTTTTACTTTTAATGAAACAGAACCGGGTTCTTATGTTTGTACCAATTTTGTTCCGGTCATAAACATGGATTATAAACTGTTTGTAACTGCAGAAGGACAAAGTTTTACGGCTGTAGAAAAACTGACTTCGGTAACGCCAATTGATAGAGTAGAGCAAAAGGTTGTTCCTGATTTTGGAGGTGAAGATGTGATCGAACTTACTTTTTATTATAAAGATCCGGTTGATGAAACCAATTATTATCTTACGGATTATAAAAGTGACTTTTTGATTTTTCCTGAATATGAACTTACAAAGGATGAATTATATAACGGAAATGAAATAAACACGCGATTTTCTGATGAAGATAAAATACAGCGGGAGTTATTGTTGATATTACAAACCGCGGTATTTCTAAAAACTTCTATAATTATATGA
- a CDS encoding BlaI/MecI/CopY family transcriptional regulator, with translation MIKLAKREEQIMQVFWDLNKAFIRDIIPLLPDPKPHYNSVATIVKILEEKGFLSHETAGNMHCFFPVISREQYQKFALKDIVSQYFDNSYPRMLAFFAKEQKLTENDLDEIVDIIKKGKV, from the coding sequence ATGATAAAATTAGCTAAACGAGAAGAACAGATCATGCAGGTGTTTTGGGATTTGAACAAAGCCTTTATTAGGGATATAATTCCATTGTTGCCAGATCCTAAACCGCACTATAACAGTGTTGCAACAATAGTCAAGATATTAGAAGAAAAAGGATTTTTGAGTCATGAAACTGCCGGAAATATGCATTGTTTTTTTCCGGTTATCAGTAGAGAACAATACCAGAAATTTGCATTAAAAGATATCGTTAGCCAGTATTTTGATAATTCGTATCCCCGAATGCTTGCTTTTTTTGCAAAAGAACAAAAGCTTACAGAAAATGATTTGGATGAAATAGTAGACATCATTAAAAAAGGAAAAGTATGA
- a CDS encoding RNA polymerase sigma factor: MDNKKFILSLKKGNEATFKEAYLNYYDKLINIAKRFNFSVLTPQDFVQETFLRLYNKRELLNEDVLFDKQLFVICKNIIINHVNRENKIIQLDSSHVVMEEEETDTGIFEERSQKLYNFINQLPEQQQKIFTLHKLENLSYKEIAAMTDLSEKTIANHIYLASKFIRKKIEDH; encoded by the coding sequence ATGGACAACAAAAAGTTTATATTGAGTTTAAAGAAAGGTAATGAGGCTACTTTCAAGGAAGCGTATCTAAATTACTATGATAAACTGATAAACATTGCCAAACGATTTAATTTTTCAGTTCTCACTCCGCAGGACTTTGTGCAGGAAACGTTTTTAAGATTATATAATAAAAGAGAATTGCTTAATGAGGATGTTTTGTTTGATAAACAATTGTTTGTGATCTGCAAGAATATCATCATTAATCACGTTAACCGCGAAAATAAAATAATACAGCTTGATTCTTCGCATGTTGTAATGGAGGAGGAGGAAACAGATACGGGAATTTTTGAAGAAAGAAGTCAAAAATTATATAATTTCATAAATCAGCTTCCTGAGCAGCAGCAAAAAATATTTACTTTACATAAACTGGAAAACCTTAGCTATAAGGAGATTGCAGCAATGACAGACCTTTCTGAAAAAACAATTGCCAATCATATTTATCTTGCCAGTAAATTTATTCGAAAAAAAATAGAAGATCATTAG
- a CDS encoding FecR family protein, whose protein sequence is MNEKKIEEELKKIWDETPVSHSDSTKEASWEDFQSKAFVPKKKNFKVWRYAAAAAVLISALVGTGIYLNRSPLQDSIYLASNVIENTTLKIKTVFLPDSSKVELSPNSKIVYANNFESNRKIQVYGEAYFKVKKDKKHPFQVFCNETTTTVLGTSFTVKEFTKKGVIVELFEGSVQMSVKDQQKKWILNPEKNSRMAIILL, encoded by the coding sequence ATGAATGAGAAAAAGATAGAAGAAGAATTGAAAAAAATATGGGACGAAACTCCTGTTTCACATTCTGATAGTACAAAAGAGGCTTCATGGGAAGATTTTCAATCTAAAGCCTTTGTTCCAAAAAAGAAAAATTTTAAAGTCTGGCGTTATGCAGCAGCTGCCGCCGTACTAATTTCTGCACTTGTTGGAACTGGAATTTATTTAAACAGAAGTCCGTTGCAGGATAGTATTTATCTGGCTTCAAATGTAATTGAAAATACGACTTTAAAGATAAAAACTGTTTTTCTGCCGGATAGTTCTAAGGTAGAATTAAGTCCGAATTCTAAAATTGTATATGCCAATAATTTTGAAAGTAACCGAAAAATTCAAGTTTATGGAGAAGCCTATTTCAAAGTAAAAAAAGATAAAAAACATCCTTTTCAGGTTTTTTGCAATGAAACGACAACAACGGTTTTAGGAACTTCTTTTACGGTGAAAGAATTTACTAAAAAAGGGGTGATTGTTGAACTTTTTGAAGGAAGTGTTCAGATGAGTGTAAAAGATCAACAGAAAAAATGGATACTGAACCCGGAGAAAAATTCACGTATGGCCATAATACTGCTTTAG